In Candidatus Roseilinea sp., one DNA window encodes the following:
- the dcd gene encoding dCTP deaminase: MGIKPDHWIRRMALEHRMIEPFVENSIRQGVVSYGLSSYGYDIRVSDEFKIFTNVNSAIVDPKNFVSQSFVDFKGDVCIIPPNSFVLSRTVEYFRIPREVLVVCLGKSTYARCGLIVNVTPLEPEWEGYLTLEISNTTPLPAKVYANEGIAQLIFLTGDGTCEQSYRDKKGKYQGQTGVTLPRIERSDR; the protein is encoded by the coding sequence ATGGGCATCAAACCTGATCACTGGATCCGCCGCATGGCGCTCGAGCATCGCATGATCGAGCCGTTCGTCGAAAACTCCATCCGGCAAGGCGTGGTGAGCTATGGGCTATCGTCCTACGGCTACGACATTCGCGTGAGCGACGAGTTCAAGATCTTCACCAACGTCAACTCGGCCATCGTGGATCCGAAGAACTTCGTGTCGCAGTCGTTCGTAGACTTCAAGGGCGACGTGTGCATCATCCCGCCCAACTCGTTCGTGCTCAGCCGGACGGTGGAGTACTTCCGCATCCCGCGCGAGGTGCTCGTCGTGTGCTTAGGCAAGAGCACCTACGCCCGCTGTGGCCTGATCGTCAACGTCACGCCGCTGGAGCCGGAATGGGAAGGCTACCTGACGCTGGAGATCAGCAACACCACACCGCTGCCGGCCAAGGTCTACGCCAACGAAGGCATCGCCCAGCTCATCTTCCTGACCGGCGATGGCACATGCGAGCAAAGCTACCGCGACAAGAAGGGCAAGTATCAGGGCCAGACCGGCGTCACACTGCCGCGCATCGAGCGGAGCGACCGCTGA